In a single window of the Littorina saxatilis isolate snail1 linkage group LG3, US_GU_Lsax_2.0, whole genome shotgun sequence genome:
- the LOC138960944 gene encoding oligodendrocyte transcription factor 2-like has product MKNIMERHHLSHSHYDPLNLTSTKSSPTPNDRNDDDDDISVDDGDWCMRDDEKSSRGKNKYKERVPEGIRLRINSRERDRMHDLNTALDSLRQVMPYSHGPSVKKLSKMSTLLLARNYIVMLSRSVEEMRRLLQEVTSSRGLLSHPPHLHLPSSHHSTLIADVPPTLTSSLATLNSSLASLTSAYRVPVAVPVPTMPPVTAVSSASAAAAAKVLSSVHSPFLPGMPLMACACIECQRKLSHSSLLKRP; this is encoded by the exons ATGAAAAACATCATGGAGCGTCATCATCTCTCCCACAGTCACTACGACCCTCTCAACCTCACATCAACTAAATCTTCACCAACGCCAAACGACcgcaacgacgacgacgacgacatcaGTGTCGACGACGGCGACTGGTGCATGAGGGACGATGAAAAGTCCAGCAGAGGAAAGAACAAATACAAGGAGCGAGTTCCCGAAGGCATCCGACTGCGTATCAACAGTAGAGAACGTGACAGAATGCACGACCTCAATACGGCTTTGGATTCGCTTCGACAG GTAATGCCGTACTCGCACGGTCCTTCGGTCAAGAAGCTGTCCAAGATGTCGACGCTACTCTTGGCACGGAACTACATCGTCATGTTGTCCAGATCTGTGGAGGAGATGAGACGTCTCCTGCAGGAAGTGACGTCATCGCGAGGTCTTCTGTCTCATCCTCCTCATCTTCACCTTCCTTCGTCTCATCATTCCACCCTCATCGCCGACGTTCCTCCAACTTTGACTTCGTCTTTGGCGACCTTGAACTCTTCTTTAGCGTCCTTGACCTCAGCTTATCGAGTTCCGGTGGCTGTTCCGGTTCCTACTATGCCGCCAGTCACCGCTGTATCGTCTGCttccgctgctgctgctgcgaagGTTCTTTCCTCAGTGCACTCCCCTTTTCTTCCCGGCATGCCTCTCATGGCCTGTGCATGCATAGAGTGTCAGCGGAAGTTATCGCATTCTTCACTTTTGAAACGACCTTGA